The following DNA comes from Phytohabitans rumicis.
GCCGGCCTCCAGGCGACGGTGTACGACCTGCCGCATGTCTGCCCCATCGCCGACGAGAAGGGCGCGGCGGCCGGGCTGAGCGACCGCATCGACAGCTTCGCCGGCAACTTCCTGCACGAGCCGGCGCTGCCGCCCGGGTACGACGTCATCCTGCTCAGCATGATCCTGCACGACTGGGACGAGCCGACCAATCGTGAGCTGCTGGGCAAGTGCTTCGCGGCGCTGCCGACCGGGGGCGCGGTGGTGGTGTCCGAGCTGCTGCTGAACGCCGACCGGACCGGCCCGCCGGAGGCCGCCCTGATGGGGATGAACATGCTCGTCGAGACGGTGGGCGGCCGGAACTACTCGGAGACGGAGTACGTCACCTGGCTGACCGAGGCCGGCTTCGTCGACGCCGAGGTCATCCACTTCGAGGCGCCCGGCGCGAACGGCGTCGTGGTGGCCCGCAAGCCCTGACGCTCCCCGGGCGCGGCGGGCGCCGCGCCCGCTGTGGCGCCGCGCGTCGCGGCGCCGCGCCCGCCGATCAAGGACTTTCGCGTCGATCAAGGGCATACGGCCGTGGATAAGAGATCAAACCACGACCGTTCGCCCTTGATCGACGAGCAAAGCCTTGATCGACGCGGAGGCCGGACGCGCGCAGGCGCGCGAAGCCAGAAGCGCGGGAACGCGCTCAGGCGAGGGGAGGTACACCCGGGAACCCGAGTCCAGGAACTCCTCCGACTTTTCCTTCATGCCGCGCGCGGCGTACTCCTTGAGCTCTTGGGTGATCTTCATGGAGCAGAACTTGGGGCCGCACATCGAGCAGAAGTGCGCCGTCTTGGCGGGCTCGGCCGGCAGGGTCTCGTCGTGGTATGCCCGCGCCGTCTCCGGATCCAGCGACAGGTTGAACTGGTCCGCCCAGCGAAACTCGAACCGCGCCTTGGACAGCGCGTCGTCCCACGCCTGCGCCCCGGGGTGCCCCTTAGCGAGGTCGGCGGCGTGTGCGGCGATCTTGTACGCGATGACGCCGGCCTTCACGTCGTCGCGGTCCGGCAGGCCCAGGTGCTCCTTCGGGGTGACGTAGCAGAGCATCGCGGTGCCGAACATGCCGATCATGGCGGCGCCGATCGCCGAGGTGATGTGGTCGTACGCGGGGGCGATGTCCGTGGTCAGCGGTCCGAGCGTGTAGAACGGGGCCTCGTGGCACACCTCCTGCTGGAGGTCGACGTTCTCCTTGATCTTGTGCATCGGCACGTGGCCGGGCCCCTCGATCATCACCTGGACGTCGTGCTCCCACGCCACCTCGGTCAGCTCGCCCAGCGTGCGCAGCTCCGCGAACTGCGCCGCGTCGTTGGCGTCCGCGATGGACCCCGGCCGCAGCCCGTCGCCCAGCGAGAACGTGACGTCATAGCGCGCCAAGATCTCACAAAGTGCAGCGAAGTTGGTGTACAGGAAGTTCTCCTCGTGGTGCGCCAGGCACCAGGCGGCCATGATGGAGCCGCCGCGCGACACGATGCCGGTCACCCGGTCGACGGCCAGCGGCACGTACCGCATGAGCACGCCGGCGTGCACGGTCATGTAGTCGACGCCCTGCTCGCACTGCTCGATGACGGTGTCCCGGAAGACCTCCCAGGAGAGCTTGACCGGGTCGCCGCCCACTTTCTCCAGCGCCTGGTAGATCGGCACGGTCCCGATCGGCACGGCGGAGTTGCGGACGATGGCCTCGCGCGTTTCATGAATTCGGCGTCCGGTTGAAAGATCCATCACGGTGTCCGCGCCCCACCGTGTCGCCCAGGTCAGCTTCTCCACCTCCTCCGCGATCGAGGAGGTGACCGCGGAGGTGCCGATGTTGGCGTTGACCTTCACGAGGAACCGCTTGCCGATGATCATTGGCTCGATCTCGGGGTGGTTGACGTTGGCCGGCAGGACGGCTCGGCCAGCCGCGATCTCTTCTCTCACCAATTCAACAGGCACGTCCTCGCGGATCGCCACGAACTCCATCTCGGGAGTGGCCACCCCAGCACGCGCATAAGCAAGCTGCGTCGGACGGGATCCCGCCAGCGGCGTACCCGCACCCCGCACGGGGGCGACATCGCCGCGTGAAGCGATCCACGGCCCCCGCAACGGCGGCAACCCGACCGCGGGGTCCGACCCCGGCCCGGACGTGTCGTACAGGCGGAGCGGTGGTTCGCCGCCGGACAGCTCCACCTCGGCGAACGGCACCCGGATGTCGGGCCGGGATCCCTCGACGTACACCTTGCGACGAGCTGACATCGTGCCTCCTCAGCTGCTAGATCGACTTCCAGTCCAGGTGGTCGAGCGGCCCGGTGCCGCCGCCCAGCTTCCAGTCGCGCGCACCCGCGAGCGCTCGGGCGACGTACTGCTTGGCGAACACGAGCGCGTCCGGCACCGAGTCGCCCAGGGCGAGCCGGGCGGCGATCGCGGCCGAGAACGTGCAGCCGGTGCCGTGCGTGTTGCGGGTGAGGATGCGCGGGTACCGCAGAAACCGCGTGCCCGCGTCGGTCCACACCGCGTCCACGGCCTCGCCGCCGGCCACCATGTCGCCGCCGGTCACCACCACGTACTTCGGCCCGCCGGCCGCGAGCTGGCCCGCGGCGCCGGCCATGTCCGCCGGCGTGGTCACCGGCCAGCCGACCAGCGCCGACGCCTCCTCGCGGTTCGGCGTGGCCACCAGCGCGTACGGCAGCAGCCGCTCGATCGCGCCGACCACGCCCAGCCGCCGGCCGCTGGACGACTCCAGCACCGGGTCGATGACCAGGTTGGGCAGCAGCCCGGCGCGGGCCTTGGCCAGGACCGCCGCCGCGACCTCGCCGGTGGCCAGCATGCCGGTCTTCACCGCGAGCGGCGGGAGGTCGTCGAGCACCGAGGTCAGCTGCGCGCTGACCACGTTGCCGGGCATCGGGTAGACGTCCTGAACGCCCCGGGTGTT
Coding sequences within:
- the thiD gene encoding bifunctional hydroxymethylpyrimidine kinase/phosphomethylpyrimidine kinase, which produces MTPPIALTIAGSDSGGGAGIQADLKVFAALRVYGTSVITATTAQNTRGVQDVYPMPGNVVSAQLTSVLDDLPPLAVKTGMLATGEVAAAVLAKARAGLLPNLVIDPVLESSSGRRLGVVGAIERLLPYALVATPNREEASALVGWPVTTPADMAGAAGQLAAGGPKYVVVTGGDMVAGGEAVDAVWTDAGTRFLRYPRILTRNTHGTGCTFSAAIAARLALGDSVPDALVFAKQYVARALAGARDWKLGGGTGPLDHLDWKSI